From the Hevea brasiliensis isolate MT/VB/25A 57/8 chromosome 15, ASM3005281v1, whole genome shotgun sequence genome, one window contains:
- the LOC110661866 gene encoding agamous-like MADS-box protein AGL61 — protein sequence MKRIENEDGRLITFSKRRSGIYKKASELVTLCGAEVGVLVFSPAGKPFSFGHPSMESISNRFLGNNLTPIDSTHPLVEAYRKLRINELNQNCNELLSRLEAEKERGNMLKQMMKGKGRRQQQQSYWWEAPVDELNFQDLHQMYAMLEDLHSNLCRKINGPSSSRNPLFACTNHQNDPAGSFPHGFDYGRRHF from the coding sequence ATGAAGAGAATAGAGAACGAAGACGGCAGGCTAATCACTTTTTCGAAACGCAGATCTGGGATTTACAAGAAGGCAAGTGAACTGGTTACACTGTGTGGTGCAGAGGTTGGTGTGCTGGTGTTTTCACCAGCAGGCAAGCCCTTCTCCTTTGGCCATCCATCCATGGAATCCATATCAAATCGTTTCCTTGGCAATAACCTAACACCCATTGACAGTACACACCCTCTGGTGGAGGCTTATCGGAAGTTGAGGATTAACGAGCTAAACCAGAATTGCAATGAACTGCTTAGCCGACTGGAagcagagaaagagagaggaaacATGCTGAAGCAGATGATGAAAGGGAAAGGGAGGCGGCAGCAGCAGCAGAGTTATTGGTGGGAAGCTCCTGTCGATGAGCTTAACTTTCAAGATCTTCATCAAATGTATGCTATGTTGGAAGACCTTCACAGTAATTTATGCAGGAAAATCAATGGACCATCTTCGTCCAGGAATCCATTATTTGCCTGCACCAATCATCAGAACGATCCTGCTGGCTCCTTCCCTCATGGATTTGATTATGGGCGCAGGCATTTTTAG